Part of the Solwaraspora sp. WMMA2065 genome is shown below.
CCTCGGCGCCGGCCGGCCGTTGTTCGACGGCCACGACTGCCCGGTCGAGCTCGACCTGCTTGAGCACCGCGCCTTCGAGCAGGGCGTCACCCTGCACCGGTACGCCGTTCGAGGCGCCCGCCAACTGGCATGACCTGTGGTTTTGCTGGTCGCCGCAGGTCGGCGACACCTCCGTACCGAAACTTGAATGATTCCAGAAAACGGCCTATCGTGGCCCGGTGACATCCGACCTCGAGGCGCAGTTGAGGGCGGCCTCGTTGCGGGTGACCCGACCGAGGCTGGCAGTCCTCGCGGCGCTACGCGACCGCCCGCACGTCGACACCGACACGGTGCTCGACCTGGTGCGTGCCGACCACCCGACGGTGTCCCACCAGGCGGTCTACGATGTGCTGCGGGTCCTCACCGACGCCGGGCTGGTGCGGCGCATCCAGCCCGCCGGCGCGACCGCCCGCTACGAGCGGCGGGTCGGGGACAACCACCACCACGTCGTCTGCCGCTCCTGCGGCGCGATCGCCGACGTCGACTGCGCCACCGGATCCGCCCCCTGTCTCACCGCCTCCGACGACCACGGTTTCACGGTCGACGAGGCGGAGGTCGTCTACTGGGGCACCTGCCCCGGATGCACGACCGACAACGCCACTTCGTTATCGGCCAATCCGGAAGGGAACTGATGAGCGACACCCAGAACACCGGCCCCA
Proteins encoded:
- a CDS encoding Fur family transcriptional regulator; the protein is MTSDLEAQLRAASLRVTRPRLAVLAALRDRPHVDTDTVLDLVRADHPTVSHQAVYDVLRVLTDAGLVRRIQPAGATARYERRVGDNHHHVVCRSCGAIADVDCATGSAPCLTASDDHGFTVDEAEVVYWGTCPGCTTDNATSLSANPEGN